One stretch of Streptomyces sp. R21 DNA includes these proteins:
- a CDS encoding cytochrome P450 produces the protein MAETQLAPDEQVYYYQDDRDPKCPFAPAPGLRALNEKAPITRGRIWDGSTPWLVTGHAAQRAILSDPRVSSDDKQPGFPLPNQAMAENVQHHPLTIFNADGADHTRIRRMMTRPFTRPRMETLRPKIQQFTDELIDKMLAGPNPTDLVTALALPLPSLMICALLGVPYEDHDFFQEHASFATRSDKTAEDDRRASEALGGYLAQLIRVKMETPGDDVLSDFAARVKDGDLTLPEATLLAMILLIAGHETSATMITVGTALLLENPDQLSALREIDDTKAVAPAVEEILRYLTVAQFGQRRIAREDFEFEGVQIKAGDGIVVPLPAGNWDPTAFPEPEKLDLTRKATHHHAFGWGIHQCLGQQLARIELQVVYGTLYRRVPTLRLAVDRDELAFRPADALAFGIAELPVTW, from the coding sequence ATGGCCGAGACGCAGCTCGCCCCCGACGAGCAGGTCTACTACTACCAGGACGACCGGGACCCCAAGTGCCCCTTCGCCCCGGCGCCGGGACTGCGCGCCCTGAACGAGAAGGCCCCGATCACCCGGGGCCGGATCTGGGACGGCAGCACCCCGTGGCTCGTCACCGGCCATGCCGCGCAGCGCGCCATCCTGTCCGACCCCCGGGTGAGTTCGGACGACAAACAGCCCGGGTTCCCGCTCCCGAACCAGGCCATGGCGGAGAACGTCCAGCACCACCCGCTCACGATCTTCAACGCGGACGGCGCCGACCACACGCGCATCCGCCGCATGATGACCCGGCCCTTCACCCGTCCTCGGATGGAGACGCTGCGGCCGAAGATCCAGCAGTTCACCGACGAGCTGATCGACAAGATGCTGGCCGGCCCGAACCCGACGGACCTGGTGACCGCGCTCGCCCTGCCGCTGCCCTCGCTGATGATCTGCGCGCTGCTCGGCGTGCCGTACGAGGACCACGACTTCTTCCAGGAACACGCCTCCTTCGCCACCCGGAGCGACAAGACGGCGGAGGACGACCGGCGGGCGAGCGAGGCCCTCGGCGGCTACCTGGCCCAGCTGATCCGGGTCAAGATGGAGACGCCCGGAGACGATGTGCTCTCCGACTTCGCCGCCCGGGTCAAGGACGGTGACCTCACCCTCCCCGAGGCCACCCTGCTCGCCATGATCCTGCTGATCGCCGGTCACGAGACCAGCGCGACCATGATCACGGTGGGTACCGCCCTGCTGCTGGAGAACCCCGACCAGCTGTCGGCGCTGCGCGAGATCGACGACACGAAGGCCGTCGCGCCCGCGGTGGAGGAGATCCTGCGCTATCTGACCGTCGCCCAGTTCGGGCAGCGGCGGATCGCTCGCGAGGACTTCGAGTTCGAGGGCGTGCAGATCAAGGCGGGGGACGGCATCGTCGTCCCGCTGCCTGCCGGCAACTGGGACCCCACGGCGTTCCCCGAGCCCGAGAAGCTCGACCTCACCCGCAAGGCGACCCACCACCACGCCTTCGGCTGGGGCATCCACCAGTGCCTGGGCCAGCAGCTCGCTCGTATCGAGCTCCAGGTCGTCTACGGCACCCTCTACCGGCGCGTCCCGACCCTCCGCCTCGCCGTCGACCGCGACGAACTCGCGTTCCGTCCGGCCGACGCGCTGGCATTCGGCATCGCCGAGCTGCCGGTCACCTGGTAG
- a CDS encoding SDR family NAD(P)-dependent oxidoreductase, with amino-acid sequence MSEFSFEGRVAVVTGAGRGIGRAHARLLAARGAKVVVNDLGGSMEGDGSDAGPAQKVVDEITAAGGEAVADTHDVSTPAGGEAIVNTAIEHFGRVDVLVNNAGIIRWAGLPEVDAENLERHLAVHLVGSFNTLRAAWPHFVEQNYGRVVLTTSSGVFGLPNNLSYAAAKGGTIGLARSAKLAGEPHNIKVNLIAPAAMTRMGGGPEEEPTEAVPGQPYMPSDAVAPMVAYLAHESCPVSGEIYTAGAGRFARLFIGSTEGYVHQSGPATVEDVAGNWDAINDEKGYYVPSDLMAWSGAFLQHQFAPGADA; translated from the coding sequence ATGAGCGAGTTCAGCTTCGAAGGACGCGTCGCCGTCGTCACCGGCGCGGGCCGGGGGATCGGCCGGGCCCATGCCCGCCTCCTGGCGGCGCGGGGGGCGAAGGTCGTCGTCAACGACCTGGGCGGATCCATGGAGGGCGACGGCTCGGACGCCGGACCCGCCCAGAAGGTCGTCGACGAGATCACCGCGGCCGGTGGCGAGGCCGTCGCCGACACCCACGACGTCTCCACGCCGGCCGGCGGCGAGGCGATCGTCAACACCGCGATCGAGCATTTCGGGCGCGTCGACGTCCTCGTCAACAACGCCGGGATCATCCGGTGGGCAGGTCTGCCGGAGGTCGACGCGGAGAACCTGGAGCGCCATCTCGCCGTGCACCTCGTCGGCTCGTTCAACACGCTGCGCGCCGCCTGGCCGCACTTCGTGGAGCAGAACTACGGCCGGGTCGTCCTGACGACGTCGAGCGGCGTGTTCGGACTGCCCAACAACCTGTCCTACGCGGCGGCCAAGGGCGGCACGATCGGACTGGCCCGCAGCGCGAAGCTGGCGGGCGAGCCGCACAACATCAAGGTCAACCTGATCGCGCCGGCGGCCATGACCCGGATGGGCGGCGGCCCCGAGGAGGAGCCCACGGAGGCGGTCCCGGGCCAGCCGTACATGCCGTCGGACGCGGTGGCGCCGATGGTGGCGTACCTCGCCCACGAGAGCTGCCCGGTCAGCGGCGAGATCTACACGGCTGGCGCCGGCCGCTTCGCCCGTCTCTTCATCGGCTCGACCGAGGGATACGTGCACCAGAGCGGTCCCGCGACCGTGGAGGACGTGGCGGGGAACTGGGACGCCATCAACGACGAGAAGGGCTACTACGTGCCGTCGGACCTGATGGCCTGGTCGGGCGCGTTCCTGCAGCACCAGTTCGCACCGGGCGCGGACGCGTAG
- a CDS encoding MFS transporter yields MSQTRTTAPPTQERTPSATRNVLVVIALVWTVQLVALMAALSGIVQADVAIHFRTTEIAWFTLMTLLTGTFFLPFAVKAAALFGKKKVLLVATGLGFIGDLIAAVATDYRTLLIGRGIAGIYAATAPLAYAITRDVFPRRWVGLASGILAGGVGLVAFGGPFLSGWLLDDYGFRGVLWFMAISTAASFVLVAAFVPESPVRTVGGRMDWLGGILLGGGITALVYAVGQGSHWGWDSGRFATYVAGALVALIAFVLVERRVTEPLFPPAMTRRRPVWSVLLATSIAAGSLSAVGVVIQLLILMPAIPRVSEGLGWSGTHNAIVTSPISAMILVAAVGTGFLARRTDARILLGTGSALTVLGYGIGTQLHHSAPQIVGMGLIAGLGTGMVMAVVPIMIIEVVTPEEQALANGAQTLGQGVAQIVVSQLAFVVMAQHGAVLKGTQFYLDTGFTNGLWLVVGCCTVGALLVLLIPRSKRLDEAEVGQAA; encoded by the coding sequence ATGTCACAGACCCGAACCACCGCTCCCCCCACCCAGGAAAGAACCCCCTCCGCCACACGCAACGTGCTCGTCGTCATCGCACTCGTGTGGACCGTCCAACTCGTCGCCCTTATGGCCGCCCTGTCAGGCATCGTCCAGGCCGACGTCGCGATCCACTTCCGGACCACGGAAATCGCGTGGTTCACCTTGATGACCCTGCTGACGGGCACCTTCTTCCTGCCGTTCGCGGTCAAGGCCGCGGCCCTCTTCGGCAAGAAGAAGGTGTTGCTCGTCGCCACCGGGCTGGGCTTCATCGGCGACCTGATCGCCGCCGTCGCCACCGACTACCGCACGCTGCTGATCGGGCGGGGCATCGCGGGCATCTACGCCGCCACCGCGCCGCTCGCCTACGCGATCACCCGCGACGTGTTCCCCCGCCGCTGGGTCGGGCTCGCCAGCGGCATCCTCGCGGGCGGCGTGGGACTCGTCGCCTTCGGCGGGCCGTTCCTGTCCGGCTGGCTCCTGGACGACTACGGCTTCCGCGGCGTGCTGTGGTTCATGGCCATCAGCACCGCCGCGAGCTTCGTCCTGGTGGCGGCCTTCGTGCCCGAAAGCCCGGTCCGCACGGTGGGCGGCCGGATGGACTGGCTCGGCGGAATCCTCCTCGGCGGCGGCATCACGGCGCTCGTGTACGCCGTCGGCCAGGGCTCGCACTGGGGCTGGGACAGCGGCAGGTTCGCCACCTATGTCGCCGGGGCGCTGGTCGCGCTGATCGCCTTCGTCCTCGTCGAGCGCCGGGTCACCGAACCGCTGTTCCCGCCGGCCATGACACGGCGCCGCCCGGTGTGGAGCGTCCTGCTGGCCACCTCCATCGCGGCCGGTTCGCTCAGCGCCGTCGGCGTCGTGATCCAGCTGCTGATCCTGATGCCCGCCATCCCTCGCGTCTCCGAGGGCCTGGGCTGGTCCGGCACCCACAACGCCATCGTCACCAGCCCCATTAGCGCGATGATTCTCGTGGCGGCCGTCGGCACCGGCTTCCTCGCCCGCCGGACGGATGCCCGCATCCTCCTGGGCACCGGCTCCGCGCTCACCGTGCTCGGCTACGGCATCGGCACCCAACTGCACCACAGCGCACCCCAGATCGTGGGCATGGGCCTCATCGCGGGGCTCGGCACGGGCATGGTCATGGCCGTCGTGCCCATCATGATCATCGAGGTGGTCACCCCCGAGGAGCAGGCGCTGGCCAACGGCGCCCAGACCCTCGGCCAGGGCGTCGCGCAGATCGTCGTCTCCCAGCTGGCCTTCGTCGTGATGGCCCAGCACGGCGCGGTCCTGAAGGGCACCCAGTTCTACCTCGACACCGGCTTCACGAACGGCCTGTGGCTGGTGGTCGGTTGCTGCACCGTGGGCGCGCTGCTCGTCCTCCTCATCCCCAGGAGCAAGCGCCTCGACGAGGCGGAAGTCGGTCAGGCGGCCTGA
- a CDS encoding SDR family NAD(P)-dependent oxidoreductase: protein MSLQGKVAVVTGGARGIGRGIATVLAAKGAAVAVWDLNTEGAEKTVAEIQAAGGRALAVGGDAADAAAVARSAARTREEFGPVTILVNNAGTTAYEPFTNISEASWDRMIGINLKGPFLVTRQLIPDMVDASWGRIINISSSSAQTGAPAMAHYASSKGGVIALTRALAVEYIEKGITVNHVPPGFIDTPLVRQGPIDVEAAAATMPMKRAGTPEDVAHAVAYLASEEAGYVTGQTFGVNGGRYVY from the coding sequence ATGTCACTGCAGGGAAAGGTCGCGGTCGTCACCGGCGGCGCGCGGGGAATCGGACGCGGGATCGCGACCGTGCTCGCGGCCAAGGGGGCCGCCGTGGCGGTCTGGGACCTGAACACCGAGGGCGCCGAGAAGACCGTCGCCGAGATCCAGGCGGCGGGCGGCAGAGCCCTCGCGGTGGGCGGTGACGCCGCCGATGCCGCCGCCGTGGCCCGGTCCGCCGCGCGCACACGCGAGGAGTTCGGGCCGGTCACGATCCTGGTCAACAACGCCGGGACGACCGCCTACGAACCCTTCACCAACATCAGTGAGGCGTCCTGGGACCGCATGATCGGGATCAACCTCAAAGGCCCCTTCCTGGTCACCCGGCAGCTGATCCCCGACATGGTCGACGCGAGCTGGGGCCGGATCATCAACATCTCCTCGTCCTCCGCCCAGACCGGCGCCCCGGCCATGGCCCACTACGCCTCCTCCAAGGGCGGCGTCATCGCCCTCACCAGGGCACTGGCGGTCGAGTACATCGAGAAGGGCATCACGGTCAACCACGTCCCGCCGGGCTTCATCGACACCCCGCTGGTGCGCCAGGGCCCCATCGACGTGGAGGCGGCCGCGGCCACGATGCCGATGAAACGGGCCGGCACGCCCGAGGACGTGGCGCACGCGGTGGCCTACCTCGCCTCGGAGGAGGCGGGCTATGTGACCGGCCAGACGTTCGGCGTCAACGGCGGGCGCTACGTGTACTGA
- a CDS encoding ferredoxin yields the protein MKVVVDEDKCVAAGQCVSAALDVFDQREEDGIVIVLDENPPAEVADDVRNAAAVCPALAIRIEE from the coding sequence ATGAAGGTTGTCGTCGACGAGGACAAGTGCGTCGCCGCCGGACAGTGCGTGTCGGCCGCCCTGGACGTGTTCGACCAGCGCGAGGAGGACGGCATCGTCATCGTCCTCGACGAGAACCCGCCCGCGGAGGTGGCCGACGACGTCCGCAACGCCGCCGCGGTGTGCCCGGCGCTGGCCATCCGCATCGAGGAATAG
- a CDS encoding NAD(P)/FAD-dependent oxidoreductase: MSIEDDATAPAHVLVVGASASGLTTVEALRRKGYEGRITVLGDEPHAPYDRPPLSKQVLSGAWEPDRAALRAQDVLDGLDAEFVLGDPAVSLDPATRTVRTGSGRELRADAIVIATGVRPRALPGHEGLTGVHVLRTLDDSLTLRGELLGATRVVVVGEGVLGSEIAATARTLGLDVTLTGPLEAPMALQVGPLVSGVLGELHSERGVRLRLGTGVEGFTSEAGRVTGVRLLTGQELPADVVVVAIGAVPATEWLADSGLELDNGVVCDSRCRAGEGIYAVGDVARWHHEHLGRLLRLENRTNATEQAMAVAADILGDGRPYTPVPYFWTDQYDAKLQVHGFLPVDAEVDVVEGDLTARRFVARYRSEGRVTGVLGWNMPKQARLLRQSVVDGLQAPTPTH; encoded by the coding sequence ATGAGCATCGAGGACGACGCCACGGCCCCCGCCCACGTCCTGGTCGTGGGAGCCTCCGCGTCCGGACTGACCACCGTAGAGGCCCTGCGCCGCAAGGGCTACGAGGGCCGGATCACGGTGCTCGGCGACGAACCGCACGCCCCTTACGACCGCCCGCCGCTGTCCAAGCAGGTGCTCTCCGGAGCCTGGGAGCCGGACCGTGCCGCCCTGCGCGCGCAGGACGTGCTCGACGGCCTGGACGCCGAGTTCGTCCTCGGCGACCCGGCCGTCTCCCTGGACCCCGCGACCCGCACGGTACGCACCGGGTCCGGGCGCGAGCTGCGGGCCGACGCGATCGTGATCGCCACGGGCGTACGGCCACGCGCCCTGCCCGGCCACGAGGGCCTGACCGGCGTGCACGTCCTGCGCACCCTCGACGACTCCCTCACCCTGCGGGGGGAACTGCTCGGCGCCACCCGCGTCGTGGTCGTCGGAGAGGGCGTCCTCGGTTCCGAGATCGCGGCCACCGCCCGCACCCTCGGCCTCGACGTCACCCTCACCGGTCCGCTCGAGGCACCGATGGCCCTCCAGGTGGGCCCGCTGGTGTCGGGAGTGCTCGGCGAACTGCACAGCGAGCGAGGCGTACGGCTGAGGCTGGGCACCGGCGTCGAGGGGTTCACCTCCGAGGCGGGCCGGGTCACGGGCGTACGGCTGCTCACGGGCCAGGAGCTGCCGGCCGACGTCGTGGTCGTCGCCATCGGTGCCGTCCCGGCCACCGAGTGGCTGGCGGACAGCGGCCTCGAACTCGACAACGGAGTGGTCTGCGACTCCCGTTGCCGTGCCGGGGAGGGCATCTACGCCGTGGGCGACGTGGCCCGCTGGCACCACGAGCACCTGGGCCGGCTCCTCCGCCTGGAGAACCGGACCAACGCCACCGAGCAGGCCATGGCGGTCGCCGCCGACATCCTCGGCGACGGCCGGCCGTACACGCCGGTTCCGTATTTCTGGACTGACCAGTACGACGCCAAGCTCCAGGTGCACGGCTTCCTGCCCGTGGACGCCGAAGTGGACGTCGTCGAGGGCGACCTGACGGCCCGTCGCTTCGTCGCCCGATACCGCAGCGAGGGCCGGGTCACCGGTGTTCTCGGCTGGAACATGCCCAAGCAGGCCCGCCTTCTGCGCCAGTCGGTCGTCGACGGGCTGCAGGCTCCCACCCCCACTCACTGA